In the Fusobacterium sp. DD2 genome, one interval contains:
- a CDS encoding acyl-CoA dehydrogenase family protein — MAYLISEEAKDLLQDVRTFCEKEVKEQCKEYDVTGEWPKEIYDKAIEQGYQALEVPEEFGGPGLSRVDVAALIEEMAIADAGFATTISASGLGMKPVLIAGTEEQKKRACDLILEGGFGAFCLTEPGAGSDAGAGKTVAVKDGDEYVLNGRKCFITNGAIASFYCVTAMTDKSKGVKGISMFFIEAGTPGLSTGNEENKMGIRTSNTCDVVLEDVRIPAKNLIGAEGKGFSIAMKTLDQARTWMGCVATGIAQRGINEAIAYGKERIQFGKPIIKNQAMQFKIADMEIKTETARQMVAHALTKMDMGLPHSKESAIAKCYASDIAMQVASEAIQFFGGYGYSREYPVEKLLRDAKIFQIFEGTNEVQRIVIANNTIGR, encoded by the coding sequence ATGGCATATTTAATATCAGAAGAAGCAAAAGACTTATTACAAGACGTAAGAACTTTCTGTGAGAAAGAAGTAAAAGAACAATGTAAAGAATACGACGTAACAGGAGAATGGCCAAAAGAAATATATGATAAGGCTATTGAACAAGGATATCAAGCTCTAGAAGTACCAGAAGAATTTGGAGGACCTGGACTAAGCAGAGTTGACGTAGCAGCTTTAATAGAAGAAATGGCTATTGCAGATGCAGGATTTGCAACAACAATTTCAGCAAGTGGACTTGGAATGAAACCAGTATTAATCGCAGGTACAGAAGAACAAAAGAAACGTGCATGTGACCTTATTCTTGAAGGAGGATTTGGAGCTTTCTGTTTAACTGAACCAGGAGCTGGATCAGATGCTGGAGCAGGAAAAACTGTAGCAGTTAAAGATGGAGACGAATATGTATTAAACGGAAGAAAATGCTTTATAACAAATGGAGCAATCGCTTCTTTCTACTGTGTAACAGCAATGACAGACAAATCTAAAGGGGTAAAAGGAATTTCAATGTTCTTCATTGAAGCTGGAACTCCAGGATTAAGCACAGGAAATGAAGAAAATAAAATGGGTATCCGTACATCAAATACTTGTGACGTAGTTCTTGAAGATGTTCGTATCCCAGCTAAAAACCTTATAGGAGCAGAAGGAAAAGGATTCTCAATAGCTATGAAAACTCTTGACCAAGCTCGTACATGGATGGGATGTGTTGCTACTGGTATAGCTCAAAGAGGTATCAATGAAGCAATCGCTTATGGTAAAGAAAGAATTCAATTTGGAAAACCAATCATTAAAAACCAAGCAATGCAATTCAAAATTGCAGATATGGAAATAAAAACAGAAACAGCTAGACAAATGGTAGCTCATGCTTTAACAAAAATGGATATGGGATTACCACACAGTAAAGAATCAGCAATAGCTAAATGCTATGCATCTGATATTGCAATGCAAGTTGCATCAGAAGCAATTCAATTCTTTGGAGGATATGGATACAGCCGTGAATACCCAGTTGAAAAACTTCTAAGAGACGCTAAAATTTTCCAAATCTTTGAAGGAACAAATGAGGTACAAAGAATAGTAATTGCAAATAATACAATTGGAAGATAG
- a CDS encoding FAD-binding oxidoreductase, whose translation MQELKYNKITPELVEQFKQIVPGKVHVNGDINEDYFHDEMPIYGKGTPDVVVEATTTEDIAKIVKICYENNIPVIPRGAGTGLTGAAVAIYGGVMIDMSKMNKILGYDKENFVVKVQAGVLLNDLAEDAQRQGLLYPPDPGEKFATVGGNVSTNAGGMRAVKYGCTRDYVRAMTVVLPTGEIVKMGATVSKTSTGYSLINLMVGSEGTLGIITELTLKVIPAPKETISLIIPYENLEDCIATVPKFFMAHLQPQALEFMEKEIVLASERYLGKSVFPQELEGTEIGAYLLVTFDGNDMEELEAITEEASEVVFEQGAIDVLVADTPAKKKDAWAARGSFLEAIEAETKLLDECDVVVPVNQIATYLTFVKSLESNYDFKIKSFGHAGDGNLHIYACANDMDETEFKKQVADFMKVIYKKAAECGGLISGEHGIGHGKMEYLADFAGEANMRIMRGIKEVFDPKMILNPGKVCYKL comes from the coding sequence ATGCAGGAGTTAAAGTACAATAAAATAACACCTGAACTTGTGGAACAATTTAAACAAATCGTTCCAGGAAAAGTCCATGTAAATGGAGACATCAATGAAGACTATTTTCATGATGAAATGCCAATCTATGGTAAAGGAACTCCAGATGTAGTTGTAGAGGCTACAACAACTGAAGATATAGCAAAAATAGTTAAGATATGCTATGAAAACAATATTCCAGTTATCCCTAGAGGAGCAGGAACAGGATTGACAGGTGCTGCTGTTGCAATATACGGCGGTGTAATGATAGATATGAGCAAAATGAACAAAATATTAGGTTATGACAAAGAGAATTTTGTTGTAAAAGTTCAAGCAGGAGTACTATTAAATGACCTTGCTGAAGATGCTCAAAGACAAGGATTATTATATCCACCAGATCCAGGAGAAAAATTTGCAACTGTTGGTGGAAATGTATCAACAAACGCTGGTGGAATGAGAGCAGTAAAATATGGATGTACAAGAGATTATGTACGTGCAATGACTGTAGTTCTTCCAACAGGAGAAATTGTAAAAATGGGAGCAACTGTTTCTAAAACATCTACTGGTTATAGTTTAATCAACTTAATGGTAGGTTCAGAAGGAACATTAGGAATTATAACTGAGTTAACTTTAAAAGTTATACCAGCACCAAAAGAAACAATAAGCTTAATCATTCCATATGAAAACTTAGAAGATTGTATAGCAACTGTACCAAAATTCTTTATGGCACATTTACAACCTCAAGCTCTTGAATTTATGGAGAAAGAGATAGTACTTGCATCAGAAAGATACTTAGGTAAAAGCGTATTCCCTCAAGAGTTAGAAGGAACAGAAATAGGAGCATACCTACTTGTAACATTTGATGGAAATGATATGGAAGAATTAGAAGCAATAACTGAAGAAGCATCAGAAGTTGTATTTGAACAAGGAGCAATTGACGTACTTGTAGCTGATACACCTGCTAAGAAAAAAGATGCCTGGGCAGCTAGAGGAAGCTTCTTAGAAGCAATAGAAGCTGAAACAAAATTACTTGATGAATGTGACGTAGTTGTTCCAGTAAATCAAATTGCAACATATTTAACATTTGTAAAATCTTTAGAAAGTAACTATGATTTCAAAATAAAAAGTTTCGGACATGCTGGAGACGGTAACTTACATATCTATGCTTGTGCAAATGATATGGATGAAACTGAATTTAAAAAACAGGTTGCTGACTTTATGAAAGTTATCTATAAAAAAGCAGCTGAATGTGGAGGACTTATTTCAGGAGAACATGGAATAGGACATGGAAAAATGGAATATTTAGCAGATTTTGCTGGAGAAGCAAACATGCGTATCATGAGAGGTATTAAAGAGGTATTCGACCCTAAAATGATACTAAATCCAGGAAAAGTTTGTTATAAACTATAG
- a CDS encoding L-lactate permease, with the protein MVIFLLAILPIVFLMIALSGLKMSGYKACTIAMVITIVEALVIWQQNVMDVATGALEGFVMAIWPICLVIIAAVFTYNLVVYTKNMEVIKKMLASVSTDKRILVLIIAWGFGGFMEGMAGFGTAVAIPAGILVGLGFDPVFAAMVCLVANTTPVAFGSIGIPTVTAANVAGLDSSILAADIVSQQAIMIMLVPFLVVYMVGKYEGYKGLSMFKGVWLMTLIAGLGFLIPEYTIAKFMGAELPAIMGSVVCMGLIVLATKIFKTSNKDFELEIEKTDDITTHQCLVAWSPFILVLVFLIVTSSIIPVIHDPLSSIKSSIQIYTGVGAKPYTFVWLATPGVLIIEAAVVGGLIQKCPIGEIISVFVKTVKQMFKTVITIMAVLATAKVMGYSGMTQTIADFIVGITGSYYPLVAPLIGSIGTFVTGSSTSSSVLFSKLQLSTAEVLGMNSAWMVAANTTGSVAGKIISPQSIAVATAAAGIVGKESKILVGVIKYFIIFIVVFGVVTYLGAA; encoded by the coding sequence ATGGTTATATTTTTATTGGCTATTTTACCTATAGTGTTTTTAATGATTGCACTTAGCGGATTAAAAATGTCTGGGTATAAAGCCTGCACAATAGCTATGGTTATTACCATAGTGGAAGCATTGGTTATATGGCAGCAAAATGTTATGGATGTGGCAACAGGTGCGTTAGAAGGATTTGTAATGGCTATTTGGCCTATTTGCCTTGTAATTATAGCAGCAGTCTTTACTTACAACTTAGTGGTATACACTAAAAATATGGAAGTAATAAAAAAGATGTTGGCATCAGTATCAACAGATAAGAGGATTTTGGTACTTATCATTGCTTGGGGATTTGGTGGATTTATGGAAGGAATGGCAGGGTTTGGAACTGCAGTTGCTATTCCAGCAGGAATTTTAGTTGGATTGGGATTTGATCCAGTATTTGCAGCTATGGTTTGTCTGGTAGCTAATACTACACCAGTTGCATTTGGTTCAATAGGGATACCTACTGTAACAGCAGCTAATGTTGCAGGACTTGATTCAAGTATCTTGGCAGCTGACATAGTTTCACAACAGGCAATAATGATAATGCTTGTTCCATTCTTAGTAGTTTACATGGTTGGAAAATATGAGGGATACAAAGGACTTAGCATGTTTAAAGGAGTTTGGCTTATGACTCTTATTGCAGGACTTGGTTTCTTAATTCCTGAATATACAATAGCTAAATTTATGGGAGCTGAGCTTCCAGCAATTATGGGTTCTGTTGTTTGTATGGGACTTATAGTTCTTGCAACAAAAATATTTAAAACATCTAATAAGGATTTTGAACTTGAAATTGAAAAGACAGATGATATAACAACACATCAATGTCTTGTTGCATGGAGTCCATTTATATTAGTACTGGTTTTCTTAATAGTGACATCATCAATAATACCAGTTATACATGATCCATTATCAAGTATTAAATCAAGTATTCAAATCTACACAGGTGTAGGAGCAAAACCTTATACATTTGTATGGCTTGCTACTCCTGGAGTCTTGATAATTGAAGCAGCAGTAGTAGGAGGACTAATTCAAAAATGTCCAATCGGAGAGATTATATCAGTATTTGTAAAAACAGTAAAACAGATGTTTAAAACAGTAATAACAATAATGGCAGTATTAGCAACAGCAAAAGTAATGGGATACAGTGGAATGACTCAAACAATAGCAGATTTTATAGTTGGTATAACAGGAAGCTATTATCCACTAGTTGCACCACTTATTGGTTCAATTGGAACATTTGTAACAGGAAGTTCTACTTCAAGCAGTGTTCTATTCTCTAAACTTCAATTAAGTACAGCAGAAGTACTTGGAATGAATTCAGCTTGGATGGTTGCAGCAAATACTACAGGAAGTGTAGCAGGAAAAATAATATCTCCACAAAGTATTGCAGTAGCAACTGCAGCAGCAGGAATTGTTGGTAAGGAAAGTAAAATACTTGTAGGAGTAATCAAATATTTCATAATTTTCATTGTAGTTTTCGGGGTAGTAACATATCTTGGAGCTGCGTAA
- a CDS encoding ArsA family ATPase has translation MRILFYTGKGGVGKTTLAAATATHIAKSGKKVLLISSDQAHSLGDSLGCKVSSKPQEISNNFYAMEIDTVEEGKKVWANLHDYLKQIIKNKANYGIEADETLMFPGLDEVFALLKILEICENSQFDVLVVDCAPTGQSLSMLTYAEKIKMIADAVIPMVKNINSIFGNFISKKTSVPKPKEIVFDEFGALVDRLTNLYEILKDPDSTSIRIVTTPEHIVLEEARRNYTWLKLYGFNPDAVYINKIYPEKALDGYFSGWNQYQKESIELAEKSFAKEKIFKLELQQDEVLGKNSLESIASLLYKNSNPLDIFCKSEGAVIEDNYGTRTLIMDLPFVENSDEITVLKDREDIVIRWLNEERRFHLPEKLKKRDITEYVYDNGKLKIKMDY, from the coding sequence GTGAGAATTTTATTTTATACTGGAAAAGGTGGAGTAGGAAAAACTACTCTTGCAGCAGCAACAGCAACTCACATTGCAAAAAGTGGGAAAAAAGTTTTACTTATAAGCAGTGACCAGGCCCATAGTTTAGGGGATTCTCTAGGGTGCAAGGTATCCTCAAAACCTCAGGAAATTTCTAACAACTTTTATGCTATGGAGATAGATACAGTTGAAGAGGGAAAAAAAGTATGGGCAAATCTGCATGACTATTTGAAACAGATTATAAAAAATAAGGCTAACTATGGAATTGAAGCTGATGAAACTCTTATGTTTCCAGGACTTGATGAGGTCTTTGCACTACTTAAGATTTTAGAAATTTGTGAAAACAGTCAGTTTGATGTATTAGTTGTTGACTGTGCTCCAACTGGACAGTCACTTTCTATGTTAACATATGCAGAGAAGATAAAAATGATAGCAGATGCAGTAATTCCAATGGTAAAAAACATAAATTCTATTTTTGGAAATTTTATATCTAAAAAAACCTCTGTTCCTAAACCGAAAGAGATTGTTTTTGATGAATTTGGAGCTTTAGTGGATAGGCTTACAAACCTATATGAGATTTTAAAAGATCCAGATAGTACAAGTATCAGAATTGTTACTACTCCTGAGCATATAGTTCTCGAAGAGGCTAGAAGAAATTATACATGGCTCAAATTATATGGGTTTAACCCAGATGCAGTATATATAAATAAAATCTATCCTGAAAAAGCATTAGATGGATATTTTAGTGGATGGAACCAGTATCAAAAGGAGAGTATAGAACTTGCAGAGAAAAGTTTTGCAAAAGAAAAAATATTTAAACTAGAACTTCAGCAGGATGAGGTTTTAGGGAAAAATAGTTTAGAGAGTATAGCTTCACTCCTTTATAAAAACAGCAATCCTTTAGATATATTTTGTAAAAGTGAGGGAGCTGTTATTGAGGATAATTACGGAACAAGAACTTTGATAATGGATCTTCCATTTGTAGAAAATAGTGATGAAATCACTGTTTTAAAAGATAGAGAAGACATTGTAATAAGATGGCTCAATGAAGAAAGAAGATTTCATCTTCCAGAAAAATTGAAGAAAAGAGATATTACAGAGTATGTTTATGATAATGGTAAACTAAAAATAAAAATGGATTATTAA
- a CDS encoding ArsA family ATPase, giving the protein MTKIIIFTGKGGVGKSSIATAHGIGFSKEEKKTLLVSTDMAHNLGDIFQTKVGHKITNIKENLDLIELDPNILRNEYFPKIKENIENLAGGCSMELTNLNNNFAIPGFGNLFCMLKIKEFYDSGEYDYILVDCAPTGETLAFLKIPELLAWYMEKFFPVGKTIVRVLKPISKMKYGVTLPSYKSMDTIEKIHKKLIELQYLLRDKDICSIKLVCIPEKMVVEETKRNFMYMNLYQYNVDTVFINRVLSGKITNPFIKNWREIQSKYIKELEEVFVNIPIAKIPWYPNEILGIDAAEKLSERVFSIAKELPPKKAFPEEKYSTWEKGYIFTLYLPQAKLEDIKVNIHEMDLVIKVNNFNRCIPLPNVLRGSSINKLELENQWLSVYFETAKNMGGEE; this is encoded by the coding sequence ATGACAAAAATAATTATTTTTACAGGAAAAGGTGGAGTTGGAAAATCAAGTATAGCTACTGCTCATGGAATTGGTTTTTCAAAAGAGGAAAAAAAGACACTTCTTGTAAGTACAGATATGGCTCATAATTTAGGAGATATATTTCAAACAAAGGTGGGACATAAGATCACAAATATAAAAGAGAATCTGGATCTGATAGAATTGGATCCAAATATTTTAAGAAATGAATATTTTCCAAAAATAAAAGAGAATATTGAGAATTTAGCAGGTGGATGTAGTATGGAGCTTACTAATCTCAATAACAATTTTGCAATTCCTGGTTTTGGGAATCTTTTCTGTATGTTAAAGATAAAAGAATTCTATGACAGTGGAGAGTATGATTATATTTTAGTTGACTGTGCACCTACTGGGGAAACACTTGCATTTTTAAAGATTCCAGAACTGCTGGCATGGTATATGGAAAAATTCTTTCCAGTAGGAAAGACCATAGTGCGTGTATTAAAACCTATATCTAAGATGAAATATGGAGTCACTTTACCAAGCTATAAAAGCATGGATACCATAGAAAAAATACATAAGAAACTTATTGAGCTGCAATACTTACTAAGAGATAAGGATATATGCTCTATTAAACTGGTTTGCATACCGGAAAAAATGGTTGTTGAAGAGACAAAAAGAAATTTTATGTATATGAACCTGTATCAGTACAATGTAGATACAGTTTTTATTAATAGAGTTTTAAGTGGTAAAATAACAAATCCATTTATAAAAAACTGGAGAGAGATTCAGTCAAAATATATAAAAGAGCTGGAAGAGGTCTTTGTAAATATACCAATAGCTAAGATACCATGGTATCCAAATGAGATATTGGGAATAGATGCTGCAGAAAAACTTTCTGAGAGAGTTTTTTCAATTGCAAAAGAGTTACCACCTAAAAAAGCTTTTCCAGAGGAAAAATACTCTACCTGGGAAAAAGGTTATATTTTTACTTTGTATTTGCCTCAGGCAAAACTTGAGGATATAAAGGTCAATATCCACGAGATGGATTTAGTCATCAAAGTAAATAATTTCAACAGATGTATCCCTTTACCAAATGTTTTAAGAGGGAGCTCAATAAATAAATTGGAGCTTGAAAATCAATGGCTATCAGTTTATTTTGAAACAGCTAAAAATATGGGAGGGGAAGAGTAG
- a CDS encoding lactate utilization protein C, with the protein MSIEKEKLYGDFKKNLEAVNGSCIITSKANLGKAIAAVFTEEQIDSTCMLESPMLKDAKVVSALEDAGITVHLDHIRLHAETDKGGITEADHGIAELGTIVQESDDVDGRMIATMSETYIGIIKGSKIVPTYDDMFDILSAMPEIPNFVGFVTGPSRTADIECVGTVGVHGPIKVYIIIVEDE; encoded by the coding sequence ATGAGTATTGAGAAAGAAAAACTATATGGGGATTTTAAGAAAAACTTAGAAGCTGTAAATGGAAGCTGTATCATTACTTCTAAAGCAAATTTAGGAAAAGCTATCGCAGCAGTGTTTACAGAAGAACAAATTGATTCTACTTGTATGTTGGAATCTCCTATGTTGAAAGATGCAAAAGTTGTTTCTGCCCTTGAAGATGCAGGAATTACTGTACATTTGGATCACATTCGTCTTCATGCTGAAACTGATAAAGGAGGAATAACTGAAGCAGACCATGGTATTGCAGAACTTGGTACCATTGTTCAAGAAAGTGATGATGTTGATGGTAGAATGATTGCCACAATGTCTGAAACTTATATTGGAATTATAAAAGGTTCTAAAATAGTACCTACTTATGATGATATGTTTGATATATTAAGTGCAATGCCTGAAATACCTAATTTCGTAGGATTTGTAACAGGACCTAGCCGTACTGCTGACATTGAGTGTGTTGGAACTGTTGGAGTACATGGACCTATAAAAGTTTATATCATCATTGTTGAAGATGAATAG
- the ldhH gene encoding L-lactate dehydrogenase (quinone) large subunit LdhH, with translation MSKEDLKKEIRCALDNATLGKTLGNFCKSYPDRRKKSYEGMDFENTRKKIAEVKSYAADHIDEMIESFTKNCEGRGGHVFHAKSTDEAMEWIRNLVKEKGVKSIVKSKSMASEEIHMNQILGGDGVNVQETDLGEFIIALEGNTPVHMVMPALHLNKEQVAELFTDYTKTKNEPIISEEVKTARRVMRDKFTHADMAVSGANVAVADTGTVFTMTNEGNGRMVGTLPPIHLYVFGIEKFVKSFSDARHIFKVLPRNGTAQRITSYLSMYTGATEVTINKDTDEKAKKEFYCVILDDPGRREILAEPDFRQIFDCIRCGACLDVCPAFALVGGHVYGSKVYTGGIGTMLTHFLVSEERASEIQNICLQCGRCNEVCGGKLKISDMIMKLREKQMKENPDAVKKFALDAVTDRKLFHSMLRIASVAQGIFTKGQPMIRHLPMFLSGLTKGRSFPAIAQVPLRDIFHTIPQDVKNPKGTIALFAGCLLDFVYVDLAKAVIANLNSIGYKVEMPLGQACCGCPATSMGDTENAIKEAEINIEGMEAEKYDYVVTACPSCTHQLRLYPTFFEEGTEMHKRAKELADKTFDFSKLFYDLGGVADVGDGKPVKVTYHDSCHLKRTLGVSKEQRELLKHTKGVEFVEMNDCDNCCGFGGAYSVLYPEISAEILENKIKNIKDSGAEVVALDCPGCLMQIKGGLDARDSKIKVKHTAQIIAEKRGLI, from the coding sequence ATGTCAAAGGAAGATTTAAAAAAAGAGATACGTTGCGCATTGGATAACGCAACACTTGGAAAAACTCTTGGAAATTTTTGTAAATCATATCCAGATAGAAGAAAAAAATCATACGAAGGTATGGATTTTGAAAATACCCGTAAAAAAATTGCAGAAGTTAAATCTTATGCAGCTGACCACATTGATGAAATGATTGAATCTTTCACTAAAAATTGTGAAGGAAGAGGAGGTCATGTTTTCCATGCTAAAAGTACCGATGAAGCAATGGAATGGATTAGAAACCTTGTAAAAGAAAAAGGTGTTAAATCTATTGTAAAATCTAAATCAATGGCATCTGAAGAGATCCATATGAACCAGATACTTGGTGGAGATGGAGTAAATGTACAGGAAACTGACCTTGGAGAATTTATTATTGCTCTTGAAGGAAATACTCCAGTACATATGGTTATGCCTGCTCTTCACTTAAATAAAGAACAAGTTGCAGAACTATTTACTGATTATACTAAAACTAAAAATGAACCAATTATCTCTGAAGAGGTAAAAACTGCCCGTAGAGTTATGAGAGATAAATTCACTCATGCAGATATGGCTGTATCAGGTGCCAACGTTGCAGTTGCTGATACAGGTACTGTATTTACAATGACAAATGAAGGAAATGGACGTATGGTAGGAACTCTTCCTCCAATCCATCTATATGTTTTTGGTATTGAGAAATTTGTTAAATCTTTCTCTGATGCAAGACATATTTTTAAAGTACTTCCTCGTAATGGTACAGCTCAAAGAATCACTTCTTACCTTTCTATGTACACAGGAGCTACTGAAGTTACAATAAATAAAGATACTGACGAAAAAGCTAAAAAAGAATTCTACTGTGTTATCCTGGATGATCCTGGACGTCGTGAAATTTTAGCAGAACCAGATTTCCGTCAAATCTTTGATTGTATCAGATGTGGTGCTTGTCTTGACGTTTGCCCAGCATTTGCACTAGTTGGAGGACACGTTTACGGTTCTAAAGTATATACTGGAGGAATCGGAACTATGCTTACTCACTTCCTAGTTTCTGAAGAACGTGCATCAGAAATTCAAAATATCTGTCTTCAATGTGGAAGATGTAACGAAGTTTGTGGAGGAAAATTAAAAATCTCTGACATGATTATGAAACTTAGAGAAAAACAGATGAAAGAAAATCCAGATGCAGTTAAGAAATTTGCATTAGATGCTGTAACAGACAGAAAACTTTTCCACTCAATGTTACGTATAGCATCAGTTGCTCAAGGAATATTTACTAAAGGACAACCTATGATAAGACATCTTCCTATGTTCCTATCTGGACTTACTAAAGGAAGAAGTTTCCCAGCTATTGCTCAAGTACCTTTAAGAGATATTTTCCACACTATACCTCAAGATGTAAAAAATCCTAAAGGAACAATAGCTCTATTTGCAGGATGTCTACTTGATTTCGTTTATGTTGACCTTGCAAAAGCTGTAATAGCTAACTTAAACTCTATTGGATATAAAGTTGAAATGCCTCTAGGACAAGCTTGTTGCGGATGTCCAGCTACAAGTATGGGAGACACTGAAAATGCTATTAAAGAAGCTGAAATAAATATTGAAGGAATGGAAGCTGAAAAATACGACTATGTTGTAACTGCATGTCCTTCATGTACTCACCAACTACGTCTATATCCTACATTCTTTGAAGAGGGAACAGAAATGCACAAAAGAGCAAAAGAACTTGCTGACAAAACTTTTGACTTCTCTAAACTTTTCTATGACCTTGGTGGTGTAGCAGATGTAGGAGATGGAAAACCTGTAAAAGTTACTTATCACGACTCATGTCACCTAAAGAGAACTTTAGGAGTAAGTAAGGAACAAAGAGAACTTTTAAAACATACAAAAGGTGTTGAATTCGTTGAAATGAACGATTGCGACAACTGTTGTGGATTTGGTGGAGCATACAGTGTTCTTTATCCTGAAATTTCAGCAGAAATTTTAGAAAATAAAATTAAGAATATTAAAGACTCTGGTGCGGAAGTTGTAGCTTTAGACTGTCCAGGATGTCTAATGCAAATCAAAGGTGGATTAGATGCAAGAGACAGTAAAATCAAAGTTAAACATACAGCACAAATTATTGCAGAGAAAAGGGGATTAATTTAG
- a CDS encoding polyprenyl synthetase family protein, with protein MESICNKWIKQVKHYMQVIGAHSMQGTEVGNILDESLNLSGKMIRAKLLLLCALLGPNWEEKRETLCKLAAMVELTHLASLIHDDIVDDSPYRRGQESIQKKYGRNAAVYAGDFIMARIYYYEAVEHLNDSAALLSKAVEAMCAGEIGQGICRYMEDITPERYFKNIEGKTAALFETACYIGAKEAGCTDELIERLALFGKNIGFMFQIKDDILDFTSTFHSTGKEIHQDFQNGIYTFPVIMTMKNPQGKDILLPIMKANKTRDLSQEEISKAVNCVMDFGGIKESYKKIQELSEINKNLIKDLDNNSEITALFSLLMKALEE; from the coding sequence ATGGAATCAATATGTAACAAATGGATAAAACAAGTCAAACACTATATGCAGGTTATTGGTGCTCACTCAATGCAAGGAACTGAGGTAGGAAATATCTTAGATGAATCTCTCAATCTTTCAGGAAAAATGATTAGAGCTAAGCTATTACTACTTTGTGCTTTATTAGGACCAAACTGGGAAGAAAAAAGAGAAACTCTATGCAAACTGGCAGCTATGGTTGAACTTACACATCTTGCATCTCTAATTCATGATGATATTGTAGATGATTCACCATACAGAAGAGGACAGGAATCTATACAAAAAAAATATGGAAGAAATGCCGCTGTTTATGCTGGAGATTTTATTATGGCCAGAATTTATTACTATGAAGCAGTGGAGCATTTAAATGACTCAGCAGCTCTTTTATCCAAAGCAGTTGAAGCAATGTGTGCAGGGGAGATTGGACAGGGAATATGCCGTTATATGGAAGATATCACTCCTGAAAGATACTTCAAAAATATCGAGGGAAAAACTGCAGCACTATTTGAAACTGCCTGTTACATAGGTGCAAAAGAAGCTGGTTGTACAGATGAGCTTATTGAAAGATTGGCTCTTTTCGGAAAAAATATAGGTTTTATGTTTCAAATAAAAGATGATATCTTGGATTTTACCTCAACCTTTCACTCAACAGGTAAAGAGATACATCAAGACTTTCAAAATGGAATATATACTTTTCCAGTGATTATGACAATGAAAAATCCACAAGGAAAAGATATATTATTGCCAATTATGAAGGCTAATAAAACTAGAGACCTATCTCAAGAAGAGATTTCAAAAGCTGTAAATTGTGTAATGGACTTTGGTGGAATCAAAGAAAGTTATAAAAAAATACAGGAACTTTCTGAAATCAATAAAAATTTAATAAAAGATTTGGATAACAACAGTGAGATAACTGCTCTATTTTCTCTACTTATGAAAGCATTGGAGGAATAA